One segment of Pan paniscus chromosome 20, NHGRI_mPanPan1-v2.0_pri, whole genome shotgun sequence DNA contains the following:
- the LRFN1 gene encoding leucine-rich repeat and fibronectin type III domain-containing protein 1, translated as MAPGPFSSALLSPPPAALPFLLLLWAGASRGQPCPGRCICQNVAPTLTMLCAKTGLLFVPPAIDRRVVELRLTDNFIAAVRRRDFANMTSLVHLTLSRNTIGQVAAGAFADLRALRALHLDSNRLAEVRGDQLRGLGNLRHLILGNNQIRRVESAAFDAFLSTVEDLDLSYNNLEALPWEAVGQMVNLNTLTLDHNLIDHIAEGTFVQLHKLVRLDMTSNRLHKLPPDGLFLRSQGTGPKPPTPLTVSFGGNPLHCNCELLWLRRLTREDDLETCATPEHLTDRYFWSIPEEEFLCEPPLITRQAGGRALVVEGQAVSLRCRAVGDPEPVVHWVAPDGRLLGNSSRTRVRGDGTLDVTITTLRDSGTFTCIASNAAGEATAPVEVCVVPLPLMAPPPAAPPPLTEPGSSDIATPGRPGANDSAAERRLVAAELTSNSVLIRWPAQRPVPGIRMYQVQYNSSVDDSLVYRMIPSTSQTFLVNDLAAGRAYDLCVLAVYDDGATALPATRVVGCVQFTTAGDPAPCRPLRAHFLGGTMIIAIGGVIVASVLVFIVLLMIRYKVYGDGDSRRVKGSRSLPRVSHVCSQTNGAGTGAAQAPALPAQDRYEALREVESQAAPAVAVEAKAMEAETASAEPEVVLGRSLGGSATSLCLLPSEETSGEESRAAVGPRRSRSGALEPPTSAPPTLALVPGGAAARPRPQQRYSFDGDYGALFQSHSYPRRARRTKRHRSTPHLDGAGGGAAGEDGDLGLGSARARLAFTSTEWMLESTV; from the exons ATGGCTCCAGGACCCTTCTCCTCGGCCCTCCTCTCGCCGCCGCCCGCTGCCCTGCCCTTTCTGCTGCTGCTCTGGGCGGGGGCATCTCGTGGCCAGCCCTGCCCTGGCCGCTGCATCTGCCAGAACGTGGCGCCCACACTGACAATGCTGTGCGCCAAGACCGGCTTGCTCTTTGTGCCGCCCGCCATCGACCGGCGCGTGGTGGAGCTGCGGCTCACCGACAACTTCATCGCCGCCGTGCGCCGCCGAGACTTCGCCAACATGACCAGCCTGGTGCACCTCACTCTCTCCCGGAACACCATCGGCCAGGTGGCAGCTGGCGCCTTCGCCGACCTGCGTGCCCTCCGGGCCCTGCACCTGGACAGCAACCGCCTGGCGGAGGTGCGCGGCGACCAGCTCCGCGGCCTgggcaacctccgccacctgatCCTTGGAAACAACCAGATCCGCCGGGTGGAGTCGGCGGCCTTTGACGCCTTCCTGTCCACCGTGGAGGACCTGGATCTGTCCTACAACAACCTGGAGGCCCTGCCGTGGGAGGCGGTGGGCCAGATGGTGAACCTAAACACCCTCACGCTGGACCACAACCTCATCGACCACATCGCGGAGGGGACCTTCGTGCAGCTTCACAAGCTGGTCCGTCTGGACATGACCTCCAACCGCCTGCATAAACTCCCGCCCGACGGGCTCTTCCTGAGGTCGCAGGGCACCGGGCCCAAGCCGCCCACCCCGCTGACCGTCAGCTTCGGCGGCAACCCCCTGCACTGCAACTGCGAGCTGCTCTGGCTGCGGCGGCTGACCCGCGAGGACGACTTAGAGACCTGCGCCACGCCCGAACACCTCACCGACCGCTACTTCTGGTCCATCCCCGAGGAGGAGTTCCTGTGTGAGCCCCCGCTGATCACACGGCAGGCGGGGGGCCGGGCCCTGGTGGTGGAAGGCCAGGCGGTGAGCCTGCGCTGCCGAGCGGTGGGTGACCCCGAGCCGGTGGTGCACTGGGTGGCACCTGATGGGCGGCTGCTGGGGAACTCCAGCCGGACCCGGGTCCGGGGGGACGGGACGCTGGATGTGACCATCACCACCTTGAGGGACAGTGGCACCTTCACTTGTATCGCCTCCAATGCCGCTGGGGAAGCGACGGCGCCCGTGGAGGTGTGCGTGGTACCTCTGCCTCTGATGGCACCCCCGCCGGCTGCCCCGCCGCCTCTCACCGAGCCCGGCTCCTCTGACATCGCCACGCCGGGCAGACCAGGTGCCAACGATTCTGCGGCTGAGCGTCGGCTCGTGGCAGCCGAGCTCACCTCGAACTCCGTGCTCATCCGCTGGCCAGCCCAGAGGCCTGTGCCCGGAATACGCATGTACCAGGTTCAGTACAACAGTTCCGTTGATGACTCCCTCGTCTACAG GATGATCCCCTCCACCAGTCAGACCTTCCTGGTGAATGACCTGGCGGCGGGCCGTGCCTACGACTTGTGCGTGCTGGCGGTCTACGACGACGGGGCCACAGCGCTGCCGGCAACGCGAGTGGTGGGCTGTGTGCAGTTCACCACCGCTGGGGATCCGGCGCCCTGCCGCCCGCTGAGGGCCCATTTCTTGGGCGGCACCATGATCATCGCCATCGGGGGCGTCATCGTCGCCTCGGTCCTCGTCTTCATCGTTCTGCTCATGATCCGCTACAAGGTGTATGGCGACGGGGACAGCCGCCGCGTCAAGGGCTCCAGGTCGCTCCCGCGGGTCAGCCACGTGTGCTCGCAGACCAACGGCGCAGGCACAGGCGCGGCACAGGCCCCGGCCCTGCCGGCCCAGGACCGTTACGAGGCGCTGCGCGAGGTGGAGTCCCAGGCTGCCCCCGCCGTCGCCGTCGAGGCCAAGGCCATGGAGGCCGAGACGGCATCCGCGGAGCCGGAGGTGGTCCTTGGACGTTCTCTGGGCGGCTCGGCCACCTCGCTGTGCCTGCTGCCATCCGAGGAAACTTCCGGGGAGGAGTCTCGGGCCGCGGTGGGCCCTCGAAGGAGCCGATCCGGCGCCCTGGAGCCACCAACCTCGGCGCCCCCTACTCTAGCTCTAGTTCCTGGGGGAGCCGCGGCCCGGCCGAGGCCGCAGCAGCGCTATTCGTTCGACGGGGACTACGGGGCACTATTCCAGAGCCACAGTTACCCGCGCCGCGCCCGGCGGACAAAGCGCCACCGGTCCACGCCGCACCTGGACGGGGCTGGAGGGGGCGCGGCTGGGGAGGATGGAGACCTGGGGCTGGGCTCCGCCAGGGCGCGCCTGGCCTTCACCAGCACCGAGTGGATGCTGGAGAGTACCGTGTGA